The following coding sequences are from one Lipingzhangella halophila window:
- a CDS encoding pyroglutamyl peptidase yields MNDIALTAEEGRADLETPQTILRRSGFAAAAPLFSADLASASDLAEATRVVTSHGRRLWTEAVRQDTADDRPLYWARLGLSARLRGWRPAFALGEHDYRDLLTRLEHASRGHDDLVFPPDDRVLRVIVTGCDPYRLDEDPRRSNPAGAAALALNDATFDLGEHTAVVRTAVFPIRWRDLTGGIVERTLLAQYTASAAAADAVITLSEGTSDDFVLVAHACPWRADIPDNERAHAPGATPIVDDPYPWVRPQWSASTLPRQVIMERVSGRFAVRESTAVTEIPAGREEAAETAHGPTPGSRGRAGGAGAGFANEIAYRNTRLRAATGRTIPAGHVSTPALDTAYEDAAALGGAPFERDRADILDQLRAIVAAALEG; encoded by the coding sequence ATGAACGACATCGCCCTGACAGCCGAAGAGGGGCGCGCCGACCTGGAGACTCCGCAGACCATCCTGCGCCGTTCCGGATTCGCCGCGGCGGCCCCTCTGTTCTCCGCTGACCTGGCCTCGGCCAGCGACCTCGCGGAGGCAACGCGGGTCGTCACCTCGCACGGGCGCAGACTGTGGACCGAGGCCGTCCGGCAGGACACCGCCGACGACCGTCCGCTGTACTGGGCGAGGTTGGGCCTGAGTGCGCGGCTGCGCGGCTGGCGGCCCGCCTTCGCACTGGGCGAGCACGACTACCGGGATCTGCTGACCCGGCTGGAGCACGCGTCACGCGGCCATGACGACCTGGTGTTCCCACCCGACGACCGGGTGCTGCGGGTCATCGTCACCGGCTGCGACCCTTACCGCCTCGACGAAGATCCGCGCCGGTCGAACCCGGCGGGCGCGGCCGCGCTCGCCCTCAACGACGCCACCTTCGACCTCGGCGAACACACCGCTGTGGTGCGCACCGCGGTCTTCCCGATCCGCTGGCGCGACCTCACCGGCGGGATCGTGGAACGCACCCTGCTTGCCCAGTACACGGCGTCGGCCGCGGCGGCCGACGCCGTAATCACGCTGAGCGAGGGAACGAGCGACGACTTCGTTCTGGTCGCCCACGCGTGTCCGTGGCGCGCCGATATCCCCGACAATGAGCGAGCACACGCACCGGGTGCGACGCCCATCGTCGACGACCCTTATCCATGGGTGCGCCCGCAGTGGAGCGCGTCGACCCTGCCGCGGCAGGTCATCATGGAACGGGTCTCGGGGCGGTTCGCGGTCCGCGAGAGCACCGCGGTCACCGAGATTCCCGCGGGGCGCGAGGAGGCCGCAGAAACCGCGCACGGCCCCACCCCGGGCTCACGGGGGCGTGCCGGCGGAGCCGGTGCCGGCTTCGCAAACGAGATCGCCTACCGCAATACTCGGCTGCGCGCGGCGACCGGGCGCACCATACCGGCCGGCCATGTCAGCACGCCGGCACTGGATACGGCTTACGAGGATGCGGCCGCTCTCGGCGGGGCACCGTTCGAACGCGACCGCGCCGACATCCTGGACCAACTACGGGCCATCGTCGCAGCGGCGCTGGAAGGCTGA
- the amaB gene encoding L-piperidine-6-carboxylate dehydrogenase, which translates to MSTSITSPTSAIPPTDEIGDRAEAALARCGVDHLTEAGAAGRLYARTPITGGALLALAHATERDVDHAITAAHETFQTTWRDTPAPERGALVRRLGDLLREHKYDLADLVSIEAGKIRSEAAGEVQEMIDICDFALGLSRQLYGRTIASERPGHRLMETWHPLGVVSVVTAFNFPVAVWSWNTAVALVCGDTVVWKPSEMTPLTALACDALLSRAAAETGAPANVHQVLLGGPDVGERLVDDPRVALVSATGSVRMGRTVGPRVAARLGRCLLELGGNNAAVVAPSADLDLAVRGTVFAAAGTAGQRCTSLRRLIVHEDVAETITDRIVAAYEQLRVGDPLNEDTLVGPLVGERAYTAMREALAQATADGGAVLVGGNRCLEQEAPDAYYVEPAVVRMPVQSAIVREETFAPILYVLTYRTFDEAIELHNGVSQGLSSAVFTRDQREAERFLAMSDCGIVNVNIGTSGAEIGGAFGGEKDTGGGRESGSDAWKAYMRRATNTVNYSDELPLAQGVRFL; encoded by the coding sequence ATGTCCACCTCGATTACCTCGCCAACGTCTGCGATTCCGCCCACCGACGAGATCGGCGACCGCGCCGAGGCGGCGCTCGCGCGCTGCGGCGTCGACCACCTGACAGAGGCGGGCGCCGCCGGGCGGCTCTACGCCCGGACCCCCATAACCGGGGGAGCGCTGCTGGCCCTGGCGCACGCGACCGAGCGTGATGTCGACCATGCCATCACCGCTGCCCACGAGACCTTCCAGACAACCTGGCGGGACACCCCCGCTCCCGAGCGCGGGGCCCTGGTCCGCCGCCTTGGCGACCTCCTGCGCGAGCACAAGTACGACCTCGCCGACCTCGTCTCGATCGAGGCGGGCAAGATCCGCTCGGAGGCCGCCGGCGAAGTGCAGGAGATGATCGACATCTGCGACTTCGCGCTCGGGCTGTCGCGGCAGCTGTACGGGCGCACGATCGCCTCCGAACGCCCGGGCCACCGGCTGATGGAGACCTGGCACCCGCTCGGCGTCGTCAGTGTGGTCACCGCGTTCAACTTCCCCGTCGCCGTGTGGTCGTGGAACACCGCGGTCGCGCTGGTGTGCGGGGACACCGTGGTGTGGAAACCCTCGGAGATGACGCCATTGACGGCGCTGGCCTGCGATGCCCTGCTGTCTCGGGCGGCCGCCGAGACCGGGGCGCCGGCGAACGTGCACCAGGTTCTCCTCGGCGGGCCCGATGTGGGGGAGCGGCTGGTCGACGATCCGCGGGTCGCGCTGGTCTCCGCCACGGGTTCGGTACGGATGGGGCGCACCGTCGGCCCGCGCGTCGCCGCACGACTGGGCCGGTGCCTACTCGAACTGGGCGGCAACAACGCCGCGGTGGTCGCGCCCTCCGCTGACCTGGATCTGGCGGTGCGCGGCACGGTTTTCGCGGCCGCCGGCACGGCGGGCCAGCGGTGCACCTCGCTGCGTCGGCTGATCGTGCACGAGGATGTCGCCGAGACAATCACCGACCGGATCGTCGCCGCCTACGAACAGCTCCGTGTCGGCGATCCGCTCAACGAGGACACCCTGGTCGGGCCGCTTGTCGGGGAGCGCGCGTATACCGCCATGCGCGAGGCGCTCGCGCAGGCCACCGCCGATGGCGGTGCTGTCCTGGTCGGTGGGAACCGCTGCCTGGAGCAGGAGGCCCCCGACGCCTACTACGTGGAGCCCGCTGTGGTGCGGATGCCAGTCCAGAGCGCGATCGTGCGGGAGGAGACGTTCGCGCCGATTCTCTATGTCCTGACGTACCGGACGTTCGACGAGGCCATCGAGCTGCACAATGGCGTATCGCAGGGCCTGTCCAGCGCCGTGTTCACCCGGGACCAGCGCGAGGCTGAGCGGTTCCTGGCGATGTCCGACTGCGGGATCGTGAACGTCAACATCGGCACGTCCGGTGCCGAGATCGGCGGAGCGTTCGGCGGGGAGAAGGACACCGGCGGAGGCCGGGAGTCGGGCTCGGACGCGTGGAAGGCGTACATGCGCCGGGCCACGAACACTGTCAACTACTCCGATGAGCTGCCGCTGGCGCAGGGGGTTCGCTTCCTCTAG
- a CDS encoding S1C family serine protease, whose translation MTTVAGQVLPSVVTLSVRGEEGGGGVGSAVLFSGDGKLLTSAHVVADTDNGTATFNDGAESRFHVVGADSLSDLAVLRVTEAERATPAVLGDADALRVGQLVVAVGTPSGLDGSVTAGVVSGLGRSLPAREGRHVRLIDDVIQTDAALNPGNSGGALADNTGRIVGINTAVAGVGLGLAVPVNSTTRRIIGELESTGRVRRAWLGVAGVPVPLSPDVAERTQQRRGLRVVEVVPGSPAGVAGVFLGDVLISANGEPLYNVQTLQRMMLGPAIGSRLPITLLRRGALVDVVVIPSELTTG comes from the coding sequence GTGACGACCGTGGCTGGGCAGGTGCTGCCGAGCGTGGTGACGCTGAGCGTGCGCGGCGAGGAGGGCGGCGGCGGTGTCGGCTCAGCTGTGCTCTTCAGCGGCGACGGGAAGCTTCTCACGAGCGCGCACGTGGTCGCTGATACCGACAATGGGACGGCGACGTTCAACGATGGCGCGGAGTCGCGCTTCCATGTGGTCGGCGCCGATTCGCTCTCCGATCTCGCGGTGCTGCGCGTCACCGAGGCCGAGCGGGCGACTCCCGCGGTGCTCGGCGACGCCGACGCGCTGCGGGTGGGCCAGCTCGTGGTCGCGGTGGGCACCCCTTCGGGTCTCGACGGGTCGGTGACCGCGGGGGTGGTCTCGGGCCTGGGCCGGTCGCTTCCGGCGCGCGAGGGGCGCCACGTCCGGCTGATCGACGACGTGATCCAGACCGATGCCGCGCTGAACCCCGGTAACTCCGGCGGGGCGCTGGCGGACAACACTGGGCGCATTGTCGGGATCAACACCGCGGTCGCGGGCGTCGGGCTCGGGCTGGCGGTACCGGTGAACTCCACGACCCGGCGCATCATCGGCGAGCTGGAGTCCACCGGGCGGGTTAGGCGGGCGTGGCTCGGCGTGGCCGGGGTGCCCGTCCCGTTGTCGCCCGACGTCGCCGAGCGCACCCAGCAGCGGCGCGGGCTGCGGGTCGTGGAGGTGGTCCCGGGCAGCCCAGCCGGTGTCGCCGGGGTCTTCCTCGGCGACGTGCTCATCTCCGCCAATGGCGAGCCGCTGTACAACGTGCAGACCCTGCAGCGCATGATGCTCGGCCCGGCGATCGGCAGCCGGTTGCCCATTACCCTGTTGCGCCGTGGCGCCCTGGTGGACGTGGTGGTGATCCCTTCGGAGCTGACCACGGGCTGA
- a CDS encoding alpha/beta fold hydrolase, with translation MSADLFPDAEKLTLRHGSLTFDALAIGPRTGPLVLFLHGFPEFATCWRGLMAAAAQAGYRAVAVDQRGYSPGARPDNVADYSGEHLVGDIFGFADALGAERFHLVGHDWGGVIAWPAAAGAPDRISTLTVLSTAHPSALSTVLAESAEQREHLAYFELFRAEGEAERILLADGAAALRDIYQERVPADLVDDNIRRLSDPGVLTAALNWYRAMSRGDYQVPAVSVPTLYLWGTEDLAFTRQAAERTACWVTGPYEFVDLDGATHWLPEEDPERIIPPILAHLKSHA, from the coding sequence ATGTCCGCTGACCTCTTCCCCGACGCGGAGAAGCTCACCCTACGCCACGGCTCCCTGACGTTCGACGCCCTGGCTATCGGACCGCGCACTGGGCCCCTGGTGCTGTTCCTGCACGGCTTTCCCGAGTTCGCGACGTGTTGGCGCGGCTTGATGGCCGCGGCGGCGCAGGCCGGCTACCGCGCCGTCGCGGTGGACCAGCGCGGCTACTCCCCCGGCGCGCGTCCGGACAACGTCGCCGACTACAGCGGAGAGCACCTGGTGGGCGACATCTTCGGGTTCGCCGACGCGCTCGGCGCCGAGCGGTTCCACCTGGTGGGCCACGACTGGGGCGGCGTCATCGCCTGGCCGGCCGCGGCCGGCGCGCCCGACCGGATCAGCACCCTGACCGTGCTCTCCACCGCGCATCCCAGCGCGCTCTCCACGGTGCTCGCGGAGTCGGCCGAGCAGCGCGAACACCTGGCCTACTTTGAGCTGTTCCGCGCCGAGGGCGAGGCCGAGCGGATACTGCTGGCGGACGGCGCGGCCGCACTCCGGGACATCTACCAGGAGCGTGTGCCCGCCGACCTGGTCGACGACAACATTCGGCGGCTCAGCGATCCGGGCGTGCTGACGGCCGCGTTGAACTGGTACCGCGCGATGAGCCGCGGCGACTACCAGGTTCCGGCGGTGAGCGTGCCGACGCTCTATCTCTGGGGCACCGAGGATCTCGCCTTCACCCGCCAGGCGGCCGAACGGACGGCGTGCTGGGTCACGGGGCCCTACGAGTTCGTCGACCTCGACGGCGCCACGCACTGGCTCCCTGAGGAGGATCCCGAGCGGATCATCCCGCCGATCCTCGCCCACCTGAAGTCGCACGCCTGA
- a CDS encoding oxygenase MpaB family protein, translating into MRPTVASPESVTWRVHLDRAMWVAGVRALMLQALHPVAMQGVWQRSDFMRDPLQRLLRIAHFIAVTTYGSPEEAEELGERVRTVHRSMSFTDPATGEAYRLDQPDLLVWVHCAEVVSYLEVVVRAGLPLSAADADRYLAEQAHTATYVGLRPDDVPRSVAEMRRYLAEVRPTLRVTPEATQAVRFLLWPAVPERLRRLAPLRPAWFPIAALAYHCLPGWARQQYAVLPEAPGTQAATTQALRAFRRTLNASPRHLYNRLFDEETVRSAEAARERLAAAGYDIRGGFPRGRRVGDRTPDPGRPARLDSVA; encoded by the coding sequence ATGAGACCGACCGTCGCCTCACCGGAGAGTGTTACCTGGCGGGTCCACCTCGACAGGGCCATGTGGGTGGCCGGCGTGCGCGCCCTGATGCTGCAGGCCCTGCACCCCGTGGCCATGCAGGGTGTGTGGCAGCGTTCGGACTTCATGCGCGACCCGTTGCAGCGGCTGCTCCGCATCGCGCATTTCATCGCGGTCACCACTTACGGAAGCCCTGAGGAGGCGGAGGAGCTGGGCGAGCGGGTGCGGACGGTGCACCGCAGCATGTCGTTCACCGATCCGGCCACCGGGGAGGCGTACCGGCTGGACCAGCCCGATCTGCTGGTATGGGTGCACTGCGCCGAGGTCGTCTCCTACCTGGAGGTGGTGGTGCGCGCCGGTCTGCCGCTGTCCGCCGCCGACGCCGACCGCTACCTCGCCGAGCAGGCGCACACCGCGACCTACGTCGGGTTGCGCCCGGACGATGTCCCGCGGTCGGTCGCCGAGATGCGCCGCTACCTCGCGGAGGTCCGCCCGACGCTGCGCGTCACCCCCGAGGCCACCCAGGCCGTGCGGTTCCTGCTGTGGCCCGCGGTTCCCGAGCGGTTGCGCCGGCTCGCTCCGCTGCGTCCGGCGTGGTTCCCGATCGCCGCCCTCGCCTACCACTGCCTGCCCGGCTGGGCGCGCCAGCAGTACGCAGTGCTCCCGGAGGCGCCCGGTACGCAGGCGGCCACAACCCAGGCGCTGCGGGCGTTCCGGCGGACGCTGAACGCGAGCCCGAGGCACCTGTACAACCGGCTGTTCGACGAGGAGACCGTGCGCAGCGCCGAGGCGGCGCGCGAGCGGTTGGCCGCCGCGGGCTACGACATCCGCGGCGGCTTCCCCCGGGGGCGCCGGGTCGGAGACCGCACACCTGACCCCGGCCGCCCGGCGCGACTAGACTCGGTCGCATGA
- a CDS encoding DUF3099 domain-containing protein, with translation MKRRVRRYAWLMGTCLVLFAGSLPVYYVFGVGWALLMCVVAMVIPPFAAIIGNISDPRDPEDHDALYGPNAER, from the coding sequence ATGAAACGGCGCGTGCGCCGCTACGCGTGGCTGATGGGGACCTGCCTGGTGCTCTTCGCCGGGTCGCTCCCGGTGTACTACGTGTTCGGAGTCGGCTGGGCGCTCCTGATGTGCGTGGTCGCGATGGTCATCCCACCGTTCGCCGCCATCATCGGCAACATCTCGGACCCCCGCGACCCCGAGGACCACGACGCGCTCTACGGCCCCAACGCCGAGCGCTAG
- a CDS encoding NADP-dependent oxidoreductase — protein MSTFRSAVVRTPGGPDSIEIIDVPEADPGSGQVRVAIAAAAVNPVDLALAAGVFHDLGLVDQPDHTGLGWDFAGTVAATGPDVDLPVGSRVAGLVAGFDRDFGTYAEQLVVPAKDIALVPDGLTLPVAATVPLNSLAAAQLVDLLGDGGGRSLLVTGAAGAVGGYVIPLAQDRGWRVTGLARAADEEFVRDLGAGFVTEQTPGWDAVADGAALQDQAVAMVRDGGRFVGVQPGAAPAEERGITVRVVVAQPDGARLAPLLTATANGRLPARVHAVVPLEQAAEAHRAVAKGGVRGKYVLAP, from the coding sequence ATGAGCACGTTTCGTTCCGCCGTCGTCCGCACCCCGGGCGGGCCGGACTCCATCGAGATCATCGACGTCCCCGAGGCCGATCCCGGCTCCGGCCAGGTCCGGGTCGCGATCGCCGCGGCCGCGGTCAACCCCGTCGATCTGGCGCTCGCCGCCGGGGTCTTCCACGACCTCGGACTGGTCGACCAGCCGGACCACACCGGCCTTGGCTGGGACTTCGCCGGCACCGTGGCCGCCACCGGCCCGGATGTCGATCTCCCGGTCGGCAGCCGCGTCGCCGGACTGGTCGCCGGCTTCGACCGCGACTTCGGCACATACGCCGAGCAGTTGGTGGTCCCGGCGAAAGACATCGCCCTCGTGCCCGACGGGCTCACTCTGCCCGTGGCAGCCACGGTCCCACTCAACAGCCTGGCCGCCGCCCAGCTTGTCGACCTGCTCGGCGACGGTGGCGGCCGGAGCCTGCTGGTGACCGGGGCGGCGGGCGCGGTCGGGGGGTATGTCATCCCACTCGCCCAGGACCGCGGCTGGCGCGTCACCGGGCTGGCCCGCGCCGCGGACGAGGAGTTCGTGCGCGACCTCGGCGCCGGCTTCGTCACCGAACAAACCCCCGGCTGGGACGCCGTCGCCGACGGTGCCGCTCTCCAGGATCAGGCCGTCGCGATGGTCCGTGACGGCGGCCGTTTCGTCGGAGTGCAGCCGGGCGCCGCGCCGGCGGAGGAGCGCGGGATCACGGTCCGCGTGGTGGTGGCGCAACCGGACGGCGCCCGGTTGGCCCCGCTCCTCACCGCGACCGCGAACGGCCGACTTCCAGCGCGGGTGCACGCCGTAGTCCCCCTGGAACAGGCCGCCGAGGCGCATCGCGCGGTCGCGAAGGGCGGCGTGCGGGGGAAGTACGTCCTCGCGCCCTGA
- a CDS encoding winged helix-turn-helix transcriptional regulator — MATMTAAQKREQAKETYDAFLARCPSRQLLDRISDKWVALVLAALGSDGPHPGADCGGEPQTMRYSELSRRLAGVSQKMLTQTLRSLERDGLITRTVTPTVPVTVTYELTDLGMSLHAVMHGIKTWAEAHMGEVLANRQEYDSRGPA; from the coding sequence ATGGCGACAATGACCGCGGCCCAGAAGCGGGAACAGGCCAAGGAAACCTACGACGCGTTCCTGGCGCGCTGCCCCAGCCGTCAGCTCCTGGACCGGATCTCCGACAAGTGGGTCGCCCTGGTCCTGGCCGCGCTCGGCAGTGACGGCCCGCATCCGGGGGCGGACTGCGGAGGCGAGCCGCAAACGATGCGTTACTCCGAGCTCTCGCGGCGGCTCGCCGGGGTGAGCCAGAAGATGCTCACCCAAACCCTGCGCTCGCTTGAGCGCGACGGGCTGATCACCCGCACAGTCACCCCCACCGTGCCGGTAACCGTCACCTACGAACTGACCGACCTCGGCATGTCGCTGCACGCCGTGATGCACGGCATCAAGACGTGGGCCGAGGCGCATATGGGCGAGGTACTGGCCAACCGCCAGGAGTACGACTCCCGCGGCCCCGCCTGA
- a CDS encoding endonuclease/exonuclease/phosphatase family protein — translation MADTQPDHGASFLEYSATIALVSTVAGAVLFSSASMGESVSNGIKRAIDCVVHIDRDCAVGSPEDGDAAAEDPSGAGPGNGDDDTLPVIDDGRAPGEYQIGSFNMAGGNADEYDPDTSAEALINSLEDRLPGVVAVQEACESDMDEVDSSMENYTTVFQQVEKVDSESGGRSGASCKEVDSPFGNALVVRDDMGFDTENEEVHELSPEDEVTEMRQMVCVTSETQQMAACTVHLTSGNGKEKDAIREEETAEVQRILAEEYGDYTVILGGDLNADPGSAATNNLYHEDYGDDAQGSLIDASGECGHELSSGCREGEGTLGSEKIDYVFVSDDVEVQGTHTGDPHHSDHDLVWSDVYIDPDS, via the coding sequence ATGGCGGACACGCAACCAGACCATGGCGCGTCGTTTCTGGAGTACTCCGCGACTATCGCGCTGGTGTCTACTGTCGCGGGTGCCGTGCTTTTCAGCTCCGCGTCGATGGGCGAGAGTGTTTCCAACGGAATCAAACGCGCGATCGACTGCGTCGTGCATATCGACCGGGATTGCGCGGTCGGTTCTCCCGAGGACGGCGACGCGGCTGCGGAGGATCCTTCCGGGGCTGGCCCCGGAAACGGCGACGACGACACATTGCCGGTCATTGATGACGGCAGAGCGCCGGGCGAGTACCAGATCGGGTCGTTCAACATGGCTGGTGGGAACGCGGACGAATACGACCCGGATACCTCCGCCGAGGCCCTGATCAACAGCCTCGAGGATCGGCTTCCCGGCGTCGTCGCGGTACAGGAGGCCTGCGAGTCCGACATGGATGAGGTCGATTCGTCCATGGAAAACTACACAACTGTGTTCCAACAGGTCGAAAAGGTGGACAGCGAATCGGGCGGCAGGTCCGGAGCGTCGTGCAAGGAGGTCGACTCCCCGTTCGGTAACGCGCTCGTCGTCCGCGACGATATGGGGTTCGATACCGAAAACGAAGAGGTCCATGAACTGTCTCCCGAGGACGAGGTGACCGAGATGCGCCAGATGGTGTGCGTGACCTCGGAGACACAGCAGATGGCGGCGTGCACCGTCCACCTGACCAGCGGGAATGGGAAGGAAAAGGACGCTATCCGCGAGGAGGAGACCGCGGAGGTCCAACGAATCCTCGCCGAGGAGTACGGCGACTACACGGTCATTCTCGGCGGTGACCTCAACGCCGATCCTGGATCGGCCGCCACCAACAACCTCTACCACGAGGACTACGGCGACGACGCGCAGGGCTCACTGATCGACGCGTCGGGAGAGTGCGGGCACGAGCTCAGCTCAGGCTGCCGCGAGGGAGAGGGGACCCTCGGATCGGAGAAGATCGACTATGTCTTCGTCTCCGACGACGTCGAGGTCCAAGGGACGCACACCGGTGATCCCCACCATTCCGACCACGACCTGGTGTGGTCGGACGTCTACATCGACCCCGACTCCTGA
- the cynS gene encoding cyanase, producing MSKSEAAELITAARVRRGLSWARIAEELGAPLVWTTSALLGQHPMTREQADAVRKLLDLDEAVAESLEQQPSRGTDPQVMADPTIYRFSEALAVYGPALKELIHEEFGDGIMSAINFKVDVARRPDPEGDRVVVTFDGKFLDYRW from the coding sequence ATGAGCAAGTCCGAGGCCGCCGAACTGATCACGGCCGCGCGGGTGCGGCGCGGCCTGAGCTGGGCGCGGATCGCCGAGGAACTGGGGGCACCGCTGGTGTGGACGACCTCGGCCCTGCTGGGGCAGCACCCGATGACCCGGGAACAGGCGGACGCGGTCCGCAAGCTGCTCGACCTCGACGAGGCCGTCGCCGAGAGTCTGGAGCAGCAGCCGTCGCGGGGCACCGACCCGCAGGTGATGGCCGATCCCACGATCTACCGGTTCAGCGAGGCGCTCGCGGTGTACGGGCCGGCGCTGAAGGAGCTGATCCACGAGGAGTTCGGCGACGGGATCATGAGCGCGATCAACTTCAAGGTCGACGTCGCTCGCCGCCCCGATCCCGAAGGCGACCGCGTCGTTGTCACCTTCGACGGCAAGTTCCTGGACTATCGCTGGTGA
- a CDS encoding formate/nitrite transporter family protein: MSYLTPPEFATKMVDAGEAKIKMSTRDTLIRAFMAGAMLAMAAAFAVTITVQTGQPLAGAILFPVGFCMLYLLGFDLLTGVFTLAPLALIDRRPGVRFRSVLRNWGLVFVGNFAGAFMVAAMMAVIATTGFSTVPDDVGQQLGTIGESRTVGYAEHGGAGMLTLFIRGVLCNWMVSTGVVAAMMSTSVSGKVLGMWMPVMLFFYMGFEHSIVNMFLFPAGLLLGGDFSVGDYLLWNEIPTVVGNLVGGLTFVGLVLYATHVRSGGSSTKAPLQEDVRVPLTR; encoded by the coding sequence ATGTCCTACCTCACCCCACCCGAGTTCGCGACGAAGATGGTCGACGCGGGCGAAGCCAAGATCAAGATGTCCACCCGCGACACCCTGATCCGCGCCTTCATGGCGGGGGCGATGCTGGCGATGGCGGCGGCGTTCGCGGTCACGATCACCGTGCAGACGGGCCAACCGCTCGCCGGCGCCATCCTGTTCCCGGTGGGCTTCTGCATGCTCTACCTGCTCGGGTTCGACCTGCTGACCGGGGTGTTCACCCTGGCACCGCTGGCCCTGATCGACCGCAGGCCCGGAGTGCGGTTCCGCTCAGTGCTGCGCAACTGGGGGCTGGTCTTCGTCGGCAACTTCGCCGGGGCCTTCATGGTCGCCGCCATGATGGCCGTGATCGCCACCACGGGCTTCTCCACCGTCCCCGACGACGTCGGCCAGCAATTGGGCACGATCGGCGAGTCGCGCACAGTGGGGTATGCCGAGCACGGCGGCGCCGGAATGCTCACCCTGTTCATCCGCGGTGTGCTCTGCAACTGGATGGTCTCCACCGGGGTGGTCGCGGCCATGATGTCGACCTCGGTGTCCGGCAAGGTGCTCGGCATGTGGATGCCGGTCATGCTCTTCTTCTACATGGGGTTCGAGCACTCGATCGTGAACATGTTCCTGTTCCCGGCCGGGCTGCTGCTCGGCGGCGACTTCTCGGTCGGTGACTACCTGCTGTGGAACGAGATCCCCACAGTGGTCGGCAACCTGGTCGGCGGGCTGACCTTCGTCGGGCTCGTGCTCTACGCGACGCACGTCCGCAGCGGAGGGTCCTCGACGAAGGCACCCCTGCAGGAGGATGTGCGCGTTCCCCTCACCCGGTGA
- the aroQ gene encoding type II 3-dehydroquinate dehydratase: MQVLVLNGPNLGRLGSREPATYGTTTYPQLVESCRAVAGELEIDVDVRQTDAEHEMLSWVHEAADNEAAVVLNPAAWTHTSVALRDACAMLRAPLIEVHISNVHTREAFRAHSYISPVATAVMAGFGTDGYALALRWLRANWR; this comes from the coding sequence GTGCAGGTTCTCGTCCTCAACGGCCCCAACCTGGGCCGCCTCGGCAGCCGCGAGCCGGCGACGTACGGCACGACGACCTACCCGCAGCTTGTCGAGTCCTGCCGCGCGGTGGCCGGCGAGCTGGAGATCGACGTCGACGTCCGGCAGACCGACGCCGAGCACGAGATGCTCTCCTGGGTGCACGAGGCCGCCGACAACGAGGCCGCCGTGGTGCTCAACCCGGCCGCGTGGACCCACACCTCGGTCGCGCTGCGCGACGCGTGCGCGATGCTGCGGGCACCACTGATCGAGGTGCACATCAGCAACGTGCACACGCGCGAGGCGTTTCGCGCGCACTCCTACATCTCGCCAGTCGCCACGGCCGTCATGGCGGGGTTCGGTACCGACGGCTACGCTCTCGCGCTGCGTTGGCTGCGCGCCAACTGGCGCTGA